The genomic window CAACGCAATACGGGCAGACAATCAAGTCACTGTGACACAAGTCACCGTTTGGCAAATTTGTTATAAAAAGTGAGGAGCACAAATGTCACCGTGTGCCGTTAAGAGAGGTGATGCCACACGAGTGTCTCTTGACCAGTGGTATCTGTGTGCCGGTTGCCCGGCAACGCCGCTGTGGAGAGCCCAGATACCTGTTTCCCTCTCACTTGGCAGTCTGTGTACAAGGCTTAGCAAAGCTGCTGAGCCACACAGCACTAAATAATGACTTGCTGTTTCATTTAGGACGTTTGCTCTGCCTTGGAAGGATGATTGCCTCGGGTCAGGTGATCGAGAGCGTGCGTgtttaagcactgcggaggttgTGCACGCTCCTTAACTCCTACCAAGCGTGCATACAGTACTGTGGAAAAGTTTgaacttttttgttttaatgactttttttccGCTGCAGTCTTTGATGTAAAACAGTAAACAGTAGGATGTATACAGTTAGCGGCTGATTAGTACTAAACAGTTTCTGAGAAACTTTGTCGAGAGGTGGTGCATGGGTCGAGGAAAGTCATTACATACAATGAGCCTCATTTACTAATACATGCGTAGGAACGTTTGTACTTTGCGCACAAATTGAGCATATTTGCAAAATCACCATCAGACAGCTGCGTTACCCTAACCCATTTTCTTCGCACAACTGTGCCATATGTTGATCGGAATTTATTCTAAACGACAACATTCCGACAAATGCGTTTTGTCGAGTAGAAAAAATGAGTAAAGCAGACAGAGTATCATTTTTATATTCACTTACACTAAAGAAGTCGCATTGGAGCAAATGGTGtctttttaattttcaacagcaCTCAGTCTTGGCGTTCCATACGAAGATAAAGACTCCAGGTTTTTAAGTAGCTGCATCTGTTGTGACAACAAAATGGCAACAATTAGTTATGAATGGAGTCTTATCGACGTGAAACGGCAACTCGTACCCAAACTGTCTCATACGAGGTGCACTtggttacacacacaaaaaaaacccacacacatTTCACAGCAAAAGTGCTGATGAACGCAACCCCGTGGCTCATTTTGACAGGTCAGTGCGCTACTATTTGACCTACAAGAAGTGTATAATGAAAGCTAGCGCATTGTATTGATTGATAAATGCATTTTTCCCCCTGTGTTAAATCGGCTATCTGTCAGATGACCGCACGTCACCGAGGGCACAAATTTGACCTCCTTTCTTATtgcctgccatttttttttgttttcatataaATGTGCCCTGAATACACCTTCAAAGCCTGGATGAGTTAATAACTGAGCAACTTTGCATGCTGGAAGCGCAGAAGGAGATGTAAAATATATACGCTGAAGATATATTTCCATGAAGCATATTGCCTTGATGCGTGGGAGCTTTGTTTAgagcctcatgcacacaccaaaaaaGGCAACTAATCCTCTCCATCCGAGCTTTTATCACTGCTATCAAAAGATAGAAGAGCAGCTTCGTCTTGCTTATTTATGCTTATACCAGTGAAAGGCAACTCACTGCCCATTtcagtcccccccctcccctcttcctcGTCATCCTCCCCCACCCACTCATATCAAAAGAAGCAAAATGGTTGAATGTGTCGTCAGTTTTAGGTCCTTGGCAGCACTTTTGGGGATGATTATCTCCTCTGGAGTGGCCCTCAGATAGCTATCATGTCATTTGTGACGATGGTTGTCTGATGCTCGTTATCCTTGCAGGCGGCTTTTGGAAGTGACCTTTAAAGATAATGAGGACAGTACACGCTCACACACTCTGTGGGTTTTCAAAGCCATCTTTAAATCGCCTATACGTGCACTCACCAGAcgtaacattaggtacacctgagcaGTCTAATGACATCCGACAGATGAGTACAAAAAGCGATTCCTACATGAGTAACAGTTGTAgttatataagaaaaaaaaaattcggcgGATTATTgcacaatttcttttttttcaaaggcAGATTTGAAGACTGTCTTAAACTGACACAAAAATGTTTGTTCGAGAAGTCCCACTTTTGATAGGAGTTGACCTTAAATGAACCAAGTTGTGATATAatttacaaaaatgttttgaaaaattTGAATTTTACGCAAAAAAGTCCAAACGTTAACACAGCAATGTCGGATTGTTCGGATTTTTCttaaagtcaaaacaaaatctataaaataaataaagtgggaAATTAAGATTGAAAATTCCTTACGATTAAAGTCTGCCACTTTTTACGCACGTTATATGTTGTTATTCTTGGCTGCTCACTTGCGAAAATCAAAGAGCCACGTCAACACACCCACAGCTCTGCGTTACACTTTTGCCCTCCATGGCGGCGTCAGCCTCCTAGTTGTATACACAAATGTAAATGACATAAAAGATGGCAAGGAAGAGTGACAGCAGCCtgcagctttttctttttcttttttttttttttttttacctctggcATATAATGGCTCCTGCTTGCGCTTCCCCGCCCTCGTTTGCATGCAAGACGCTCAGCCGAGTAACCTGGGAGTCTTCAAAGGCCGTCTCCCGGGTAATGGAGCAGCATGAGATTTTCCATCTGATCATCACTGACTGCCGTCTTGATCGTGTCAAATCCAACTGGGACAAGAGTTCTGCATGTTAGCAAACTCCAGCAGGAGTTTCAtctgaaaaaggaaatttgctcGGGTTTGACAAGTGAAACGTAATTGACGTTCCTTGATTCAATTCCACGCTTATCTTAATGATTTGGTGAACGGAGCAGGACATTGTGCAGGCGGGACAGACAAATATAAACCATCATTATCTCTGATGAAGCAAGGAACCATATTTGGTACCTTAAGTCGGAATTTAAATTGGACCCTGAGTGCTTCATTATGAGGCATAAGAAGCACATTTTGTAGCCAATCAGGAAAGAAtaattatgaaaaattccagagATGCAAATGCGTTGACCCCCAATTGCCCCAAATTATAAATTTCACAAGTTAGTTTTTGGTTTGGAGCAAAAACTGCCACAGATATTGCGAACCTTTAAACAATTtaacacaaatggtgcagcaacacaagCAGACAGAACAACCGTAATCACAGGCAAATGTTATTGATCTGCTTAGAAAAATGACTCATATAAAAGCAAATTAATTGCCACGGTCTTCTTTCTTTATATGAACgttatcatttgttttttgttggggGTGGTCTAGAACAGATTAGTGCCATTTTCTCTCATTTCAATCACTCAGGGTTCAGTTTGAATTTGATATGAGGTAGGATTAATTTGAATTATTCTAGATATTTGTGACTTGCCATTGTTAGATTAATGTGGCATGAGTGAATGTTTATTCATATTGTACAGGCTGTCCTATGAATTTCCAATCAAGAGATTTTTCGTAAACAAAGTTTtatgaaaagcatttttttatgaTCGATACGATTTCAGTTTGCGATCTTGTGTAATGACGGAACAGTATGACAAAGAAAGGTGAAGAAACAAGTGAATTATATGCAGTGACAGAATAATTGGATTAtatagtatgtttttttttttgaggaaaaTGGActatatcatttttttaaagtcctgtGGAGTGATCTCAGCCCACTTGATTTTTATCTTTTGAGGCCTTTGAAGGTGATAGTGGATCAGGATAGGAATGATAGAAAGCAGAAATTATCTCAAGAAATTTATCACCAACACCTTTACAAAGAACTCCAGCTGTGCTGCGGAGGAGGACACGCATTGTAATGTGTTGTCCAAACATTGGCGGTCATATAAATTGTTTTTGTAGAGCATATAATAGAATTTAAAATGGTTTGGAAACTCATGAAACACCCTGTATCCATGTTCAGAAGCCATTTTTTCAATATAGTACTTTTattttgggcttgcagttttaggAAGAAAGATTCAGAGGAACATGTCTCAGCGTATTAAACAAGGACAGCTACTGGATCTATGTGACATATCGTAAAAGCACATCATTAAACATATATTGATTCTGATGTCACTCCTAATGAGAATTTACAAGTACATGAATGAAGCTccaagagttttttttacaatcacACATTTATTGGGAAAGCCgcactaaaaaatatatacaaatacaCATCAGCAAATGCTAATAAACACTGAGCAAATTTTTACAAGTATTCACAGTTCACATGAGGTTAAAACTCAAAACATAGTCGCTACCTCTGACTCCGTTGCCACGGTTACAATATTTGGCTTGTGGAGTTTAGGGTCATTCTGCACCTGAGACAGGTAAGGTGGAAGGGTTCCCGTTCTACCCGTGTAGTTCTGCACACCGCCACTATGAGGTTTCTTGGGATTGGTCGCATAGCCGGACTCCTTCCAGGAGTGGGTGTAGCCATTCAGATCATTGAAGAGGATTTCCGGGGAGAAGCCGACAGCATACGCCAAGTCTCTGGGGTTCCTGAAGCACTGCTGCGGTATCGCACAGTAGGTGCCTTGGCAATCCCCCGCTAAGCTGTTAGCGGTGCTGGACGAACCTAAAGACGAGTGAAAGAAATAAGGATTCGTTTGGCTCTTACATGCGTGTGTTTCACAATAACCCAACGGTTCATTGGGGACACTTActctaatgagatccaataaTCTTTTGAAGAGATAATAATGATTACTTTTTAGGACTATTAATTGTGCTGTATTTCCCAGTAAGTGTCTATATTTGGCCCATATTAATTACACCAGTATAAAATTGCAAGGATTAATTCATTTTACAATTGCACTTTTTAGTATTGTAATGACTTGCGTCTCTGTTATTGCTGTTAAAGTGTGATTACATAGTTGTCTCACTTGGCTTTAAATTGTTACCATTTTAGCTATGTAAGAGGGTTGAAATTTTCGAAACATTTCTTAGTGTGATGCAGTAAAGTTCTACACTGATGCAGACTGCAAAACACTGTAATACAAATTTTGACTTACTtcttatatacatatacattatAATAACTTGACTGTTAttgaattattttcttttcGTATATCTAAATACGTAGCTCTTCTGTCAAATATTACTTAGTGGTAAAAAAAGACTTACTTTTAAGTCTTGGGTGAAAGGTGCTGAAGCTCCTCTTGCCAGCGTCTCCGCTGACGTCCGAGTCCGAGTCATTGAAGTCGCTGTCCCCTTTGCCGCTGTCCTTCACGCTCAGCTGGTCAGTGTTGGTCGTGCCACTGCAAATCAGCACAGGGTCACCATGAGCCACCAGTGCAACACATTAGCTTGATTATTGATGCCTCCCTAATATAACCTCCGATAACCTAATTGCACACATGGAGAAGGAGTTTTGGGTTAGTGCGTCGGAGCCGAAAGAAAATCCTTCTAGCGGGATGGTTTGTTTGAGAGATCCATGTACCAAGAACAAAGTGGTTCCTGCAACTTTGGGTGACACTTACCTCACTTGCAAACAATACTTGTCAGCTTGCCATATAGATGACGGCTGGAAGTGCTTTGAGGGAATGaacacctaaaaaaaataaaaaaataaagttgagtTTTACTTTTAGATACAAGAAAAGTACAGATTGTGTTAAAGAAGTGAAAAAGACACCTTTGATTCTGAGTCGTTGCTTCTCTCCTCATACGAGCAGGAGTCATCCAAACTCGAGGAGGTCCTTTCCAGGAAGAAGCCTCTCGAGCCAGTGTATATGTTACCATTGGTGGACCCGGGGGGCGGCCTGCTGTCAAACAAATTGTGGCGGCCTTCCCTTTTAGATGGccctgagcggccgcggcccactTTGCACGTGACCACCACGGCCACGATGGCCACCAGCAGCAGAGCGCACCCGCCGCTTAGCAAGATGATGACCACCAGCGAGCCATCCAAGCCCGCCACGATGCCTTCTTCATCGCTTGAACGCAAGACCACCACGGCTCGGTCCTCGTCGGGATCCGTGTCAGTGACCACGAAGCGCACTGTGGCGCTGCTGGAGAGTGGCGAATGGCCGCGGTCGCTCACGACCACGACCAGTTCCAGGATGTCCCCGATTTGGGCCTTCAGCCATTGTTTGAGGGTGATCTCCCCAGTGTCCTTGTCCACACTGAATAATTTGCGGTCGCCTTGTAACATGTGGTAGGACAGCTCGGCGTTCACGCCGTCATCTGTGtcttcggcagagaggcgcagagcCAGATAGGAAGCGGGGGCGTTCAAGGGCAGCGGGATATCGGCGGAGTCGTTAAACAACACGGGGAAGGTGAAATACGGGTAGTTGTCATTCTGGTCCACCACTCGGATTTTAATTGTCGACGTGCTCGAAAGTGAGGGGTACCCTTTGTCTTCCGCTTGGATGACCAGTTCGACTTCATGGATGCTTTCATAGTCGAAGGACCTGGCTGTGTACAAAGAGCCTGTTTGGGAATCTACAGACACGAAGGTGGAAACCAGCGACCCGCCTTGCACGTCAGACTCCAGAAGCTTGTAGGAGACTTTTGCATTTTTGCCCAGGTCAAGATCGCGGGCCACTACTGTGGTGATGTAAGAACCTGGAATGTTGTTTTCTATAATTGAGACTTCGTACGCCGACTTACTGAACAGAGGTGCGTTGTCGTTCTCATCGGTGACCCTGATGGTGTACTGCCGCACGGTTTTAAAAGGGGGGCTGCCCAAATCTTCAGCAACAATAGTCAGGTTATACTCAGGGATCCTCTCCCGGTCCAGAGTGGCCGTGGTGACTATCATGAAGGTCTCCCCGTAGGCTTGCTGCAAGGTGAAGTCTTCGTGGCCGAGAAGGCTGACTCGCACGTAGCCGTTGGAGCCAGAGTCCAGGTCCGAGGTGCTGATGAGGGCCACAAAGCTCTCTGCGGCTGCAGCCTCTGTAATGTACGCCACGTCGTCTGCACTGGCGGTCATGGGCTTGATGTTGATCTCAGGCGCGTTGTCGTTCACGTCCACCACGTCAATTGACACCTTGCAACTGGAGGACGCAGGCTCGGCGCCCAGGTCGGAGGCCTTGACACGCAGCTCGTAGGATCGACGCCTCTCAAAGTCCACACGGGCCCTCAGCGTCACATCGCCAGTGTGCGGGTCGATGTGGAAGACGCGGGCGGCTTCTGCTGTGATACCGTCAAAGGCATACATCACCTCGCCGTTGACACCCTCGTCAGGGTCGAAGGCGTGCACCCGCACCACACGGTGGCCCACCGGAGCGTCCTCATTAAGCTCCACCTTCAGAGAGCCATGCTCAAAAATGGGCCCATTGTCGTTGAAGTCTAGCACCTTGATGCGAACCGTCGTGGAGCCTGATCTGCTAGGCACGCCTCCGTCAGTTGCGGTTACCTCCACCAGGTAGGAGTCCTCCATCTCCCGGTCCAGCTCCCTCACCAGAACCAGCTCGGCAAATTTGACACCATCCTCCCGCTCATGCGCCTCCACGGCAAAGTGGCTGCTGGGGGAGATGTTGTAGCTCTGGATGTAGTTCTCACCCACATCCGGGTCAACAGCAATAGGCAATGGGAAGCGAGAGTCCAGGGGCAAATTCTCCAAGATTTCCAGAGTGCTCTCATTGCGGGCAAATGCAGGGGCATGGTCGTTTATGTCCCGCACTTCAATCTCAACGTGGATGAGCTGAAACTTTTCATTGGAGAGAGCCACCACGTCAAAGGTGACAAAGCACCGCGGGGTGCGAGGACACAGCAGCTCGCGGTCGATGAGCTCAGCCACGCACAAGAGCCCGTCGGCCTCCCGCATGTACACTACCGAGAAGTTGTTTTCCTGCATGAAGCGAAAGGACGTGTCATGGCCTTCGGCGGGGTCGATTTTCAAGTCTCGGGATAAGTTGCCTATTTCTGTCCCAGGTGCGTCCTCCTCGTAGGTGAAGTATCTTGTTGTCGTGCACTGGACTTTGTAAATAATTAAAGCCAGCACGAAGCAGCAGTGAGCAAGTCTTGCCAtcttgttaaaaaacaaaagaagttcTACTCATGTAAATCACAAATGACCTGAGCAGACCTCAGCTTTGTGAGTAAGTGCATGCTTCACACTTACAGGCAGGCTATAAACTGGGCCGTATGTAAATGAGCTGACCCATCCACCAATGGCCTGACACCACACGCCACCAAAAGGGGGCACTTTTGGCTAATGACGAACTGCTGCTTACCATTTGAAAGGCAAATGTTGAACTTTTTTGCACCTTAACATTCCAAAAGTAGTCTTGTAATTGTTTACTATTTTTCATTATTACCACCATCATTTTTTCTTACTCAGATTTTGTTCTACTGATGTACAAAgtattcatttaaaaagaagtatTAGTGCAGCAACCTGTAACCATAAGTCACACTCAGAGCCGTTTCTAATAATTTGACCTTCTCATCTACCTTATTAAGGGAAGTGAAATACAAACATCTGTGTGTAATGCAGTGCAATTCCACatcacaacaacacaacaataaacaTGTTGTCAAATGAGTAGCTTTCATGAATGCAAAAGTATTGATTACTGCTTTCCATTATATCTGCAGGTGTCCAGCAAATGTAGAGATTCTACTGAAATTCTATTATGCTCTTGAGCATGAACAGAAAACATGCTCTCACCGTTAttgttttgcgtgtgtgtgtgtgtgtgtgtgtgtgtgtgtgttttcatagGCTGCTATGCAAATGTGCACTGACCCATCCATTGATGGTCTGGCAGCGGTCCACCCAAAGGGAGCGGAGGCTGCCAAAGAAGCTTTCAGGTCAAATCAACAATTATCTGATGTAAAAGTACAACTGCATGACAGCTTTTTGACTGCTATAAACCTTTGTGGAGCCAGATAGCATATTGGGTGGGTGGTCAAATGGGCCCAGCATCTCAGTATGAGACATTATAACCACAATCTGGCACAAGAAATTGAGTAGAACCTTCAAAGTTAACCTCAAGTTGTTTGTATATGGATGGCTGTTAGCACATCCATCTTTTCCCTCGTCCCTTAAAAGCTCTTTTCAAAGTCCAACCAATAAGTATAGTTCTTGCAATTCTCATCATATCTCATGCAAATATTAATTAGTCATTGAATTATTGATTGAATCTTCTGTAATTTTAGTAGAAGATGATTTGGCTTCGTGTTTACTACTAAGCTGACAGTATTTGGCACCGTTCTGCTGTGTTCCATTATTTAAAACTAATAATTCACCAGCTCTCCTGCATATCATCAAGCAACACAGTGCGTGCTCACCACTAAAAACCAACGACAGCCTCAGCAGTAATCAATAGACTTCAATAATCCGACGCGTACTCATGAATCAAAAGCAAAGTGGCTTTAAAAAGCTTAGTTCGGCGATTAACTAAAGAGGAAAGTTAAGGTTTCCACATTAAAATGCAGCTTTGTATCATCGCCGATGCTCACGAGAAAAAATCCACTTCTTGACATTCATAGAGTTCAACCTCTCTGCGACTCATATCATTCTGTGCAAACAGAGTGTGAGGGTAATATAAAGGATGAGCAAGAATGTGCCTTTGTCTTCCTCTTTCAAATAGCAGGGGAGGAATATTAATGCAGCTCTTCAGACCTCAAAAGTGTCGTTAGCGCCGTGTTGTTGCGGGGATACACGTCACGCTAATTGGCCTGTTATTAATCTGCAATTTAATAAATCAACATTTCATTCAAACAATAGTTCTCAAAAACAGGttgggttatttatttatttttatttttttgaagggTGATAAGAGAATAAaaagccaacacacacacgcacacatacacacgtcaACGCGCAAAAGAACATGAGTCAAGCAGACTTTTGTCAAGCATATGGGTGATTAGCCCACGCTGATTAAAAAGCATCCTCGGCCCTTCAAAGGGCCCTTGACGCCTTTGCAAATGTTTGCGTTAAATCTGTCTGAGCCGCCCCCGATGGGGTAGCAAGGTGTTAAAAAGCACACAATAAAGAGAGGGGGAGAAACAGACGGCACAGGGATGGTTGTGATAGTGAGGTGAGAGGTGCTAAGAGAGGGTGAAGATGCAGGTGATGGGTACTATGCAAGCTGATTGTGAAAATCGAATTTACTTCCCTCGGATAATGTGCAAAAAGGACACACTTCTTGCTCGGTTTTTTAAAAACGACACTGATCTGATGTGGATGTATTGACTATAAACTGCTTTTATTGTTATTTCGATGTCATTTCAACGGAAAACAGCTGTTGAATGGTAGAATGAAAGGTACTAAATACAACAATCAATGGTGGATGGAAGTCAGCATGCTTCAAGTAAATCATTTTTACTACGATAAGGCATGAATTCACTGCaacaaattagattttttttttccatccataaCAAAATCCACCAATGTTATAATCATAAAAAGAACATTTAGAAGCATTTTTTTAGCGCTAACAATATTACACCATGAATGATGTGTATTACTAACAACTACAACAACAaagaaattgtatttatttatttatttaattaattaaaaaatatttatttgacttgatttatttatttatttatctctcgAAACAAACCAAAATGTTCAGCCTAGTGTTATTGTACGTTAGAAAAATTAGCACCCCATCATACAAGATGTATCAAaaatataaagaaatttgccatAAATACTGTATATAGATCCTTTTGGAACATTTAAGTGAAATTGGATGATTGGTTTATCATTCATTAGCACTAAAACGCCACTGCTACATTAGCACTGAGGCCTCTACATGAATATTCATCATAACATAAatgtattaaataaaaaataatgataacaaTTGGTGTTTGATGACAAGGCAAAGACAGCAACACAAAACGTGTCCGGGCTGACCCACTGATATTTTACACTTAAATTAGGTTGTGCCGTTCTCCTTATTACAAAGCAGCATAAAGCTGAAGGTCATATTACTGCACATTGTTGTTTTAAATCAAGCAAAGTTGCATGATTATGTTGGTAATGGCATTATTAAGCGTACCACTCgagacacatcacaggaaatgacATGATCTCTAATGCCTACTCATTTTCTTCGATCTCAGTTAATTTTACATTAGCCTCCCTCTTTCTCTAAATGAGGTCTGAATGAATGTATGAACCCGGAGCCACAgctgtaaaagaaaaaagcatGTAAGTTACTCCTGCGTCTCTTTACCAGACACGTGGAGCTTTTCT from Syngnathus scovelli strain Florida chromosome 8, RoL_Ssco_1.2, whole genome shotgun sequence includes these protein-coding regions:
- the pcdh8 gene encoding protocadherin-8, whose translation is MARLAHCCFVLALIIYKVQCTTTRYFTYEEDAPGTEIGNLSRDLKIDPAEGHDTSFRFMQENNFSVVYMREADGLLCVAELIDRELLCPRTPRCFVTFDVVALSNEKFQLIHVEIEVRDINDHAPAFARNESTLEILENLPLDSRFPLPIAVDPDVGENYIQSYNISPSSHFAVEAHEREDGVKFAELVLVRELDREMEDSYLVEVTATDGGVPSRSGSTTVRIKVLDFNDNGPIFEHGSLKVELNEDAPVGHRVVRVHAFDPDEGVNGEVMYAFDGITAEAARVFHIDPHTGDVTLRARVDFERRRSYELRVKASDLGAEPASSSCKVSIDVVDVNDNAPEINIKPMTASADDVAYITEAAAAESFVALISTSDLDSGSNGYVRVSLLGHEDFTLQQAYGETFMIVTTATLDRERIPEYNLTIVAEDLGSPPFKTVRQYTIRVTDENDNAPLFSKSAYEVSIIENNIPGSYITTVVARDLDLGKNAKVSYKLLESDVQGGSLVSTFVSVDSQTGSLYTARSFDYESIHEVELVIQAEDKGYPSLSSTSTIKIRVVDQNDNYPYFTFPVLFNDSADIPLPLNAPASYLALRLSAEDTDDGVNAELSYHMLQGDRKLFSVDKDTGEITLKQWLKAQIGDILELVVVVSDRGHSPLSSSATVRFVVTDTDPDEDRAVVVLRSSDEEGIVAGLDGSLVVIILLSGGCALLLVAIVAVVVTCKVGRGRSGPSKREGRHNLFDSRPPPGSTNGNIYTGSRGFFLERTSSSLDDSCSYEERSNDSESKVFIPSKHFQPSSIWQADKYCLQVSGTTNTDQLSVKDSGKGDSDFNDSDSDVSGDAGKRSFSTFHPRLKSSSSTANSLAGDCQGTYCAIPQQCFRNPRDLAYAVGFSPEILFNDLNGYTHSWKESGYATNPKKPHSGGVQNYTGRTGTLPPYLSQVQNDPKLHKPNIVTVATESEVATMF